From the Actinomycetota bacterium genome, one window contains:
- a CDS encoding class I SAM-dependent methyltransferase: MPKSRLNMFYGDQEQLRRYHQGYLSRLIPTRPELPVLDLGCGFGAFMELVRQQGLDVVGVDCVDDAVDSCRSMGFEVFKEDVHHFLEDKQGAYGAVFCSHLIEHFEYGEACRLLKMIAESLAPGGRTVVITPNPASLEVAEYFWLDPTHVRPYPLQLLSSMVEDAGLTVVESGQQSPSGQPRRNIPRRLLLKLVLGRHYGTLDSFVVAAKS; encoded by the coding sequence GTGCCAAAAAGCAGACTGAACATGTTTTACGGCGACCAGGAGCAGCTGCGCCGCTACCATCAGGGTTACCTCTCCCGGTTGATACCAACGCGCCCCGAACTGCCCGTGCTCGATCTGGGTTGCGGATTCGGCGCGTTCATGGAGCTTGTCCGGCAGCAGGGCCTCGATGTGGTCGGCGTCGATTGCGTCGATGATGCGGTCGATAGTTGCCGCTCGATGGGCTTTGAGGTCTTCAAGGAAGACGTTCATCATTTCCTCGAGGATAAACAGGGCGCCTACGGCGCCGTTTTCTGCAGTCACCTGATCGAGCATTTCGAATATGGCGAGGCCTGCCGGCTGTTGAAGATGATAGCCGAATCGCTCGCTCCCGGAGGGCGCACCGTGGTGATAACTCCAAACCCGGCATCTCTTGAAGTCGCTGAATATTTCTGGCTCGACCCTACCCACGTCCGCCCCTATCCCCTGCAATTGCTTTCGAGCATGGTCGAAGACGCCGGCCTTACCGTTGTCGAAAGCGGACAGCAATCGCCATCGGGACAGCCGCGGCGGAACATTCCCAGACGGCTGCTGCTGAAACTGGTCCTCGGCCGCCATTACGGCACGCTCGATTCTTTCGTCGTTGCCGCAAAAAGCTGA
- a CDS encoding PqqD family protein → MIQKERYLVKDHDVLFTSMGEDAVLLHAQRGDYYSLNKVGARLWVLTDGSKTIEELAGLITEEFDISKDQAEQDIVELAEQLEKEGLVKVVETPQNAQET, encoded by the coding sequence ATGATTCAAAAAGAGCGATACCTGGTGAAGGACCACGATGTACTGTTCACCTCGATGGGGGAAGACGCAGTGCTGCTGCACGCCCAACGCGGCGATTACTACAGCCTCAACAAGGTGGGCGCGAGGCTCTGGGTCCTCACTGACGGCAGCAAGACCATCGAAGAGCTTGCCGGGCTGATTACCGAGGAATTCGACATCTCGAAGGACCAGGCTGAGCAGGATATCGTCGAGCTGGCTGAGCAGCTGGAAAAAGAGGGCTTGGTGAAGGTAGTTGAAACTCCTCAGAACGCTCAAGAGACTTAA
- a CDS encoding glycosyltransferase family 2 protein, whose product MKPNRTTHPGSAGPAPDVSVIIVNWNLRDLLRRCLESVRLDSEGLNVETVVVDNDSTDGSAGMVADEFPEAVIIANRENAGFGRASNQGMEASRGRYLFFLNNDATLFEGALGRMVGYMEAHPEAGACGPRVVNPDGSLQVYSKGYYPSIPRIIGQFFLPQGLRHPFGRSLGLYESSDRMEAREFEWLSGCALLVRREAVEKVGSLNADVFMYCEDMDWCYRMRLAGWKVMYLPQAKVEHLGGQSMKMQHGAAVGSHAAGLLAFYSRYHGVAATAVFRAVLLAGYTVQAAGWLVAALFGRGGGLDKLRRVFRAGKQGRGGGK is encoded by the coding sequence GTGAAACCGAATCGCACAACGCATCCGGGTAGCGCCGGTCCGGCCCCGGATGTCTCGGTAATCATCGTCAACTGGAACCTTCGGGATCTGCTGCGCCGGTGTCTGGAGAGCGTGCGCCTTGATTCGGAGGGGCTGAACGTCGAGACCGTCGTCGTCGACAACGATTCCACTGACGGCAGCGCCGGGATGGTCGCCGATGAGTTTCCCGAAGCCGTCATCATCGCCAACCGTGAGAACGCGGGCTTCGGGCGGGCCAGCAACCAGGGGATGGAAGCGTCTCGCGGCAGGTATCTGTTCTTTCTGAATAATGACGCTACCCTTTTTGAGGGTGCGCTCGGGCGGATGGTTGGATATATGGAAGCGCATCCGGAAGCTGGGGCATGCGGACCGCGGGTGGTCAATCCTGACGGTTCACTGCAGGTTTATTCCAAGGGATACTATCCTTCGATCCCGCGGATCATCGGTCAGTTCTTCCTGCCGCAGGGGTTGCGGCATCCATTCGGCCGATCCCTCGGGCTCTACGAGTCCTCTGACCGGATGGAGGCGCGGGAGTTCGAGTGGTTGAGCGGGTGCGCGCTGCTCGTGCGGCGGGAGGCAGTGGAGAAAGTCGGGTCTCTGAACGCCGATGTCTTCATGTACTGCGAAGACATGGACTGGTGCTATAGGATGAGACTCGCCGGCTGGAAAGTCATGTACCTGCCGCAGGCAAAGGTCGAGCACCTCGGTGGGCAGAGCATGAAGATGCAACATGGCGCCGCGGTCGGTTCCCACGCCGCAGGGCTGTTGGCTTTCTACTCGAGATATCACGGTGTGGCCGCTACCGCTGTTTTCCGGGCCGTGCTCCTGGCGGGTTATACCGTGCAGGCGGCGGGCTGGCTGGTCGCGGCTCTTTTCGGGCGAGGCGGCGGGCTGGACAAGTTGCGCCGGGTTTTTCGGGCAGGTAAACAGGGGCGGGGTGGAGGGAAATGA
- a CDS encoding lasso peptide biosynthesis B2 protein: MKLLRTLKRLKHPRDLWLFLRILILLILLPGQIRRQSLPDLLARLDPGVGPGPRDQILLEKTSGFIDSLLNYRFFRRYGRCLLRSLVLFRFLRGQGWPVEIHFGVRKTAEGMADITGHSWLVLDGEPFLEDESQRGSFATTMRYPE, translated from the coding sequence TTGAAACTCCTCAGAACGCTCAAGAGACTTAAGCATCCACGCGACCTCTGGCTCTTCCTCCGGATACTGATACTGCTCATCCTGCTGCCCGGGCAGATACGCCGCCAGAGCCTGCCGGACCTGCTGGCGCGGCTTGACCCCGGCGTCGGGCCGGGGCCGCGCGATCAGATCCTTCTGGAAAAGACCTCCGGCTTCATCGATTCCCTCCTCAATTACCGCTTCTTCCGGCGTTACGGCCGCTGTCTTCTGAGATCGCTCGTCCTTTTCAGATTCCTTCGCGGCCAGGGCTGGCCGGTGGAGATCCATTTCGGCGTCCGCAAGACGGCTGAGGGAATGGCCGACATCACCGGCCACAGCTGGCTGGTGCTCGACGGCGAGCCCTTCCTGGAAGACGAGAGTCAGCGCGGTTCGTTCGCGACGACCATGCGGTACCCGGAATGA
- a CDS encoding glycosyltransferase family 39 protein, producing the protein MKLTRQKLNILAAVFFIGLGLAAYRSILSGYPVADDFGHITKISGLHFYDIWGFFTLQSRYFIRPIPFYAIWLQYSIFGLNWFPDHLLNVVMHALNAGLLFLLLSRLGANRLGAFAAATLVVLSPLAPEAVTWTAGRFDVWAIFFMLIALLSYAAYLEKRRRALIGVALAATAAALLSKETAVMLIVLIPAMDLLFGDILRKAPGAKAKPVLNRAGIFTWEGIYGFGARMLPFFAIFSGYFVLRLAISGTLARMPSYMSTSDSAGFNLHAPMRTLLTLAAPLDRVEVSSRQIIILGMYFGILLLASLLLVATRWKRSTPLARRTWLFMAIFFIAAIMPAYSSFFFTGMSNYLNNSRFFYCTIFATAPLLTIGLFDFGWKAKGWRWGLGVLLAVMAVAYTWGLATNNTVWVNASTISYYINNETKSLLPDPPRGASLYFENVPKLEGGHIYASALDDAISLSYGRDDINVFYVDPDPAIARLFTTNPDSRNGFLFDYDWNTGKLILVRGPLAGN; encoded by the coding sequence ATGAAGCTCACCAGGCAAAAACTGAATATCCTGGCCGCGGTTTTTTTTATCGGCCTCGGCCTCGCCGCCTACCGCTCGATCCTTAGCGGCTATCCAGTCGCCGACGACTTCGGCCACATCACCAAGATCTCCGGACTCCATTTCTATGACATCTGGGGATTCTTCACGCTGCAGTCGCGTTATTTCATCAGGCCCATCCCTTTTTACGCGATCTGGCTGCAGTACAGTATTTTTGGCCTTAACTGGTTTCCCGACCACCTGCTGAACGTGGTCATGCACGCTCTGAACGCCGGACTGCTTTTCCTCCTGCTGAGCCGGCTGGGGGCAAACAGGCTCGGCGCTTTCGCCGCCGCCACGCTCGTGGTCCTGTCTCCGCTCGCGCCTGAGGCGGTCACCTGGACCGCGGGCAGGTTCGACGTCTGGGCGATCTTCTTCATGCTGATCGCCCTGCTCTCCTACGCCGCCTACCTGGAGAAGCGGCGCCGGGCTCTTATCGGCGTGGCGCTGGCGGCGACGGCCGCGGCCCTGCTGAGCAAGGAGACGGCCGTGATGCTGATCGTGCTCATTCCCGCGATGGATCTGCTCTTCGGAGATATCCTGCGCAAGGCCCCCGGAGCCAAGGCGAAGCCGGTCTTGAACAGGGCGGGTATCTTCACCTGGGAGGGAATCTATGGTTTCGGCGCCAGGATGCTGCCGTTCTTCGCGATATTCTCCGGTTATTTCGTCCTTCGCCTGGCCATATCGGGAACGCTGGCGCGCATGCCCAGCTATATGTCTACTTCCGACTCAGCCGGCTTCAACCTCCACGCGCCCATGCGGACGCTGCTGACTCTCGCCGCGCCGCTGGACCGGGTCGAGGTGTCCAGCCGGCAGATAATCATCCTGGGAATGTATTTCGGAATCTTGCTGCTCGCCTCGCTGCTGCTTGTCGCCACGCGATGGAAGCGGTCGACGCCTCTGGCCCGCAGGACGTGGCTCTTCATGGCGATCTTCTTCATCGCCGCCATCATGCCGGCATATTCTTCCTTCTTTTTCACCGGCATGAGCAACTACCTCAACAACAGCCGCTTCTTTTACTGCACGATCTTTGCCACAGCGCCGCTATTGACGATCGGCCTGTTTGATTTCGGATGGAAGGCGAAGGGTTGGCGGTGGGGCCTGGGAGTTCTTCTGGCTGTGATGGCAGTGGCATATACGTGGGGCCTGGCAACAAATAACACTGTCTGGGTCAACGCATCAACGATCAGTTATTACATCAATAACGAGACCAAGAGCCTGCTGCCGGATCCACCACGGGGCGCAAGTCTGTATTTTGAAAACGTTCCCAAACTGGAAGGCGGCCACATCTACGCCTCGGCGCTGGACGATGCGATCTCCTTGAGCTACGGGCGCGATGACATCAATGTATTTTATGTGGATCCGGACCCCGCCATCGCCAGGCTGTTCACGACTAATCCGGACTCACGGAACGGATTCCTTTTTGATTATGACTGGAACACGGGGAAGTTGATTCTAGTCAGGGGACCGCTGGCCGGGAACTAG
- a CDS encoding radical SAM protein encodes MGRLKHNSLIAAGIISRRVLTGPHSVQISIVDACNYRCVMCWEHSSELDGLGADDLARSYHDQRKNGDMVMDFALYESLVRSLSDMGTREISFAGIGEPLLHKRIVEAVALAKSLGLRVWITTNGSLLDRDIIKELADAGVDDIGVSINAGSSEEYGLVHANQEAGRFDEIVENLAWLREYKRSRGNAGPRVTLSNVISNLNSHRVIEMMQTAVKVGAVSVTYRPIDVFDKTRKFALGKNEMDKLAGDFRAAADLGKRNNIGENIKFFYGLLEMRKAENLPSPCFAGWLYPFVLANGDVTYCCISRELLGNLSQRSFESIWFDPARRRLNQEAARMHKTQAPLPKSRCVGCELTLSNQRIYNRLWPLWGRPALPRG; translated from the coding sequence ATGGGCAGACTCAAGCATAACTCCCTGATCGCCGCGGGCATCATCTCCCGGCGCGTGCTTACCGGCCCCCATTCCGTCCAGATCAGCATCGTCGACGCCTGCAATTACCGCTGCGTCATGTGCTGGGAACATTCTTCCGAGCTCGACGGCCTGGGAGCCGACGACCTAGCGCGCAGTTACCACGACCAGAGAAAGAACGGCGACATGGTCATGGATTTCGCTCTCTACGAATCCCTGGTGCGCAGCCTCAGCGACATGGGAACGCGGGAGATAAGCTTCGCCGGCATCGGCGAGCCGCTCCTGCACAAACGCATCGTCGAGGCGGTCGCCCTGGCGAAATCCCTGGGCCTGCGCGTCTGGATCACGACCAACGGATCTCTCCTCGACAGGGACATCATCAAGGAACTCGCCGACGCGGGCGTCGACGACATCGGCGTCAGCATCAACGCCGGCTCCAGCGAAGAGTACGGCCTGGTCCACGCCAACCAGGAAGCCGGCCGCTTCGATGAGATCGTGGAAAACCTCGCCTGGCTGCGGGAATACAAACGCAGCCGCGGCAACGCCGGCCCGCGGGTGACCCTTTCCAACGTCATCAGCAACCTCAACAGCCACCGCGTGATCGAGATGATGCAGACCGCGGTCAAGGTCGGGGCCGTGAGCGTGACTTACCGTCCGATCGACGTCTTCGATAAGACCCGCAAATTCGCCTTGGGAAAAAACGAGATGGATAAGCTGGCGGGTGATTTCCGGGCTGCGGCCGACCTGGGAAAGAGGAACAACATCGGCGAGAATATCAAGTTCTTCTACGGGCTGCTGGAGATGCGAAAGGCTGAAAATCTGCCGTCGCCCTGTTTCGCCGGCTGGCTATATCCCTTCGTGCTGGCCAACGGCGACGTGACCTATTGCTGCATCAGCCGCGAATTGCTGGGGAACCTCTCACAGCGCAGTTTTGAGTCCATCTGGTTCGATCCGGCCCGCCGCCGGCTCAACCAGGAGGCGGCGCGCATGCACAAGACACAGGCGCCGCTGCCCAAAAGCCGCTGCGTCGGCTGCGAGCTGACCCTCTCCAACCAGCGCATTTATAACCGGCTCTGGCCGCTGTGGGGGCGCCCGGCCCTTCCCCGGGGATGA
- a CDS encoding methyltransferase domain-containing protein, with protein MKKHKTQILVCPVCRGGLEPDGAGLSCRNCGLSFEPNGQGYLEFALDRSCFETASTTDEHAEMQSSPGAVRMDEEFIIPYLLGEPEGRYLDAGCGIGRTVSRLLEQGQDAYGIDLPCLSEYWRRFGNDPERFFCCDAGHLPFPDGFFDAVISLGVIEHVGTINGEATLADDYREARRAYAAELLRVTRPGGRILVACPNKRFPVDPQHIVKDEYSGDGIGTRLRAAIGDRTGLNIHPVWGRYHLLSYAEVRQHFCDEGGARSFEPLPVKGYFGLTIFKKGILRPLAPLADLYINRMPAFIRKSFLNPYMLAEIRK; from the coding sequence ATGAAAAAACATAAAACCCAAATTCTGGTATGTCCGGTCTGCCGCGGCGGCCTTGAACCGGACGGCGCCGGATTGTCGTGCCGCAACTGTGGACTGTCGTTTGAGCCCAACGGGCAGGGATACCTCGAATTCGCCCTGGACAGGAGCTGCTTTGAGACAGCATCCACCACCGACGAGCACGCCGAGATGCAGTCATCTCCGGGAGCGGTGCGCATGGATGAGGAATTCATCATCCCGTACCTTCTCGGGGAACCGGAGGGAAGATACCTGGATGCCGGCTGCGGCATCGGGCGGACGGTTTCGAGGCTGCTGGAGCAGGGGCAGGACGCCTACGGCATCGATCTGCCATGCCTTTCGGAATACTGGCGGCGCTTCGGCAACGATCCCGAGCGGTTCTTCTGTTGTGACGCGGGGCATCTTCCTTTCCCTGACGGGTTTTTTGACGCTGTCATCTCTCTCGGGGTCATCGAGCATGTCGGCACCATCAACGGAGAGGCGACGCTGGCCGACGATTACCGCGAAGCCCGGCGGGCCTACGCGGCGGAACTGCTTAGGGTGACGCGGCCCGGCGGACGCATCCTGGTCGCATGCCCGAACAAGCGCTTCCCGGTCGATCCCCAGCACATAGTCAAAGACGAGTACAGCGGCGATGGCATCGGCACCAGGTTGAGGGCGGCCATCGGCGATCGCACCGGCTTGAATATCCATCCTGTCTGGGGCCGTTATCATCTGCTCTCCTATGCCGAGGTCCGGCAGCATTTTTGCGATGAGGGCGGGGCCCGATCCTTCGAGCCGCTCCCGGTCAAGGGCTACTTCGGCCTGACCATCTTCAAAAAAGGAATACTCAGGCCGCTGGCACCGCTGGCGGATCTTTACATCAATCGCATGCCCGCTTTTATCCGCAAGAGTTTTTTGAACCCATACATGCTCGCGGAGATCAGGAAATGA
- a CDS encoding glycosyltransferase family 4 protein — MRIALYYPWVYLRSGVERMMLELVKRSRHEWVIFTNHYYPEQTFPEFSELEIVELPKVSVSRGYSDVGSAALTIMRQKIDLEGFDAMVVSSEGIGDFITFRNHSIPVVCYCHTPLKVIHDRFIRRQYLSDNPRMRLPFLAFSETFKLFDRLAWRYYQYVFCNSDEVRRRILAAGLAPPEKVEVLSPGLDVEAMKPTWDYQKYFVVVGRVKWWKNLELAIDSFLEFKRRYPGHADFELHITGLVEPGSEEYFRKLQSMAAGRRDIVFQRDPTEQELLAAYASSYALLFPSLNEDWGMTPLEAMGFGKPVVAVRQGGPAESIVDGKTGILTPPEVGAFAAAMAKLADDPAMVRTMGEAAAAHVQKYDWSHFVSRFDDYLDALGS; from the coding sequence ATGAGAATCGCGCTTTATTATCCATGGGTGTATCTGCGCTCCGGTGTCGAGCGGATGATGCTCGAGCTCGTCAAACGCAGCCGGCACGAATGGGTGATATTCACCAACCATTATTATCCCGAACAGACCTTCCCCGAATTCAGCGAGCTTGAGATCGTCGAGCTTCCCAAGGTGTCGGTGAGCCGCGGTTATTCCGACGTCGGCAGCGCCGCCCTGACGATCATGCGGCAGAAGATCGACCTCGAGGGTTTCGACGCGATGGTGGTCTCTTCCGAAGGGATCGGGGATTTCATCACCTTTCGCAACCATAGCATCCCGGTGGTATGTTATTGCCACACGCCGCTGAAGGTCATCCACGACCGCTTTATCCGGCGGCAGTACCTCAGCGACAATCCACGCATGCGCCTGCCCTTCCTGGCGTTCTCGGAGACCTTCAAGCTCTTCGACCGCCTGGCCTGGCGCTACTATCAGTACGTCTTCTGCAACAGCGATGAGGTCCGGCGGCGCATCCTGGCCGCGGGCCTGGCTCCGCCTGAAAAAGTGGAAGTCCTCAGCCCCGGCCTCGACGTCGAGGCAATGAAGCCCACCTGGGACTACCAGAAATATTTCGTCGTCGTCGGCCGCGTCAAGTGGTGGAAGAACCTCGAGCTGGCGATCGATTCTTTCCTTGAGTTCAAGCGCCGTTATCCCGGGCATGCCGATTTCGAGCTGCATATCACGGGCCTGGTGGAGCCGGGCAGCGAGGAATACTTCCGCAAGCTGCAGTCCATGGCGGCGGGACGGCGGGACATCGTCTTCCAGCGCGACCCGACCGAGCAGGAACTGCTGGCAGCCTACGCGTCAAGCTACGCTCTGCTTTTCCCCAGCCTCAATGAGGACTGGGGCATGACTCCGCTGGAGGCGATGGGGTTTGGCAAGCCCGTGGTCGCTGTCAGGCAGGGCGGGCCGGCAGAGAGTATCGTCGACGGCAAGACGGGCATCCTGACGCCGCCGGAGGTGGGGGCTTTCGCCGCCGCGATGGCAAAGCTCGCAGACGATCCGGCGATGGTCAGGACGATGGGGGAAGCCGCCGCGGCCCACGTTCAGAAATATGACTGGAGCCACTTCGTCTCGCGCTTCGACGATTATCTTGACGCGCTGGGAAGCTAA
- a CDS encoding glycosyltransferase family 4 protein — MSAPDTRPLKILQVAANTRLGGLPLHVLTLSRALRDRGHEVEILSMDSGPLIARFEQEGFRVATITQLGAKAKRDPLLALKVKREVGRRIEAAAPDIVHSHGPRAHFFSSLAVRGIRGGHEQGRAGCALACSVHGSVSQFTIGNSGSFNGMKSRMRRLQYGGIDRLAQRYSRRMVAVCQATADELINELGIDPAKVVVVRNGIDDRSPGSVPPAELRRSLGFEESDRVAVYVGRLAFHKGAPDFIKAAEIVARELPQARFLVVGDGPMEAELRRQASQGPLAGKAVFTGMREDAVDLVAAADLFVLPSLSEGLPLTLLEAAMLGKAMLATSVGGIPEIVKPGETGELTPLRNPVLLAREMASLLADDAGRGRMGRAARQLWEREFTVEAMTDGMEAVYRELQ; from the coding sequence ATGAGCGCCCCGGACACGCGGCCGCTGAAGATACTTCAGGTGGCCGCCAACACCAGATTGGGCGGCCTCCCTCTTCATGTTCTGACGCTATCGCGGGCGCTGCGGGACCGGGGCCATGAGGTAGAGATACTCAGCATGGATTCCGGGCCGCTGATCGCCCGCTTCGAGCAGGAGGGATTTCGGGTCGCGACCATCACACAACTCGGGGCGAAAGCCAAACGAGACCCCTTGCTGGCCCTGAAGGTCAAGCGGGAGGTCGGACGGCGGATCGAGGCTGCCGCGCCCGATATCGTCCACAGCCATGGGCCCAGGGCCCATTTCTTTTCATCGCTGGCGGTGCGCGGGATTCGGGGCGGTCACGAACAGGGCCGGGCGGGTTGTGCGCTGGCCTGCAGCGTGCACGGATCGGTTTCGCAGTTCACGATCGGCAACAGCGGTAGTTTCAACGGCATGAAAAGCCGCATGCGAAGGCTCCAGTACGGCGGCATCGACAGGCTCGCGCAGAGGTACTCCAGGAGGATGGTCGCCGTCTGCCAGGCGACTGCCGACGAGCTGATCAACGAACTCGGAATCGATCCTGCAAAAGTCGTTGTGGTCAGAAACGGCATCGATGACCGCTCGCCGGGTTCTGTGCCGCCCGCGGAGCTGCGGAGATCCCTGGGCTTCGAAGAATCGGATCGCGTCGCTGTTTACGTGGGCCGGCTTGCCTTTCACAAGGGCGCCCCGGATTTCATCAAGGCGGCTGAGATCGTAGCGCGGGAATTGCCTCAGGCGCGTTTTCTGGTCGTCGGCGACGGCCCGATGGAAGCAGAGTTGAGGCGGCAAGCCTCGCAAGGGCCGCTGGCCGGCAAGGCTGTCTTCACCGGGATGCGTGAAGACGCGGTGGACCTGGTTGCCGCAGCCGACCTGTTCGTGCTTCCTTCCCTGTCCGAAGGCCTGCCGCTGACGTTGCTCGAGGCGGCGATGCTGGGCAAAGCGATGCTCGCCACCAGCGTCGGCGGGATTCCCGAGATCGTCAAACCGGGCGAAACCGGGGAGTTGACGCCGCTTCGAAATCCGGTTCTGCTGGCGCGGGAGATGGCGTCCCTGCTGGCCGATGACGCCGGCCGCGGGCGTATGGGGCGGGCGGCCCGTCAGCTTTGGGAGCGGGAGTTCACCGTTGAGGCGATGACGGACGGGATGGAAGCCGTTTACCGGGAGCTCCAGTAA
- a CDS encoding DUF2079 domain-containing protein, whose product MKASDIVHSRRAAAPLVALSGFLGGAVLLTSVVETANPRNAATFASAGLAGAVVYFLLWLGVTALCSRRTGRGAAGLAPATGLAFAFSLAPLISYLPYLMYRTSLQGDSVELPTLSSRPSAIMLLVWSLLLLTLLLRMTLGGADSRFIPALTRRPAVTLTLMIVAWLAVFFPLDFLKDQYMQTTTVNSAFFREGMTHVLDDRGFMFSNLAYGSGASIFSVHISAIFIFIFPLFRIWPDYRFLLLFGDIALALSAVPIYLIARRRFSSALSLLFAGMVLLSPIITAAPGRGDFSEIRFMPVLFLTAFYFFEKKRFWMFMLASVAMMTIREDMGLFIAFFGFYGIIRRRSLKWILAPLAAGFGWFGLMGGILLPRIGPSGTAVRASMRYANLGSSGSEIARTIVFRPWRALRAALSTPSHVGAVYGILQISGLGVALLSGAVIFAIPAAAELLFQQTTTFNNFMAVPLVPTLTVAVVLGLDRLDRFSRHRFNIDAGRTAALVGVFIFFVSVSPFHTWFNPGLYQPRYNYDAAREAFSRVPANARLMMPEFMLAYSQPDQTLRGYHQVQYQEDIEGRFVLTEDYVILDRRVPARLAADNHYYDGIETVRNIVDNSPDFEKVFARDDIELYVRKGS is encoded by the coding sequence ATGAAAGCAAGCGATATCGTTCACAGCCGCCGGGCCGCTGCCCCGCTGGTGGCCTTGTCGGGTTTCCTTGGCGGGGCGGTCCTGCTGACCTCCGTCGTCGAAACGGCCAATCCCCGCAACGCCGCGACCTTCGCGAGCGCGGGCCTGGCCGGCGCCGTGGTTTACTTCCTGCTGTGGCTCGGGGTGACAGCGCTCTGCTCGCGCCGCACCGGCCGCGGCGCCGCCGGGTTGGCGCCGGCCACGGGCCTGGCGTTCGCCTTCAGCCTGGCGCCGCTGATCTCGTATCTGCCCTACCTGATGTACCGCACTTCACTTCAGGGCGATTCGGTGGAGCTGCCAACGCTGTCATCGCGGCCGTCGGCGATAATGCTCCTGGTCTGGTCGCTGCTGCTTTTGACCCTGCTTTTGCGGATGACCCTCGGCGGCGCCGACAGCCGTTTCATCCCGGCGCTCACCCGGCGTCCGGCCGTCACCCTGACGCTGATGATCGTGGCCTGGCTCGCCGTTTTCTTTCCGCTGGACTTCCTCAAGGATCAGTACATGCAGACGACGACGGTCAACAGCGCCTTCTTCCGTGAGGGCATGACACATGTGCTCGACGATCGCGGCTTCATGTTCAGTAATCTTGCCTACGGCAGCGGCGCCTCTATCTTCAGCGTTCACATCAGCGCCATCTTCATCTTCATCTTTCCGTTGTTCCGCATCTGGCCGGATTACAGGTTCCTGCTGCTATTTGGGGACATCGCCCTGGCGCTCAGCGCCGTGCCCATCTATCTGATCGCGCGCCGCCGTTTCAGCTCAGCCCTGAGCCTGCTCTTCGCCGGCATGGTCCTCCTGAGCCCGATCATCACCGCAGCCCCCGGCCGCGGCGATTTTTCCGAGATACGCTTCATGCCGGTCCTGTTCCTGACGGCATTTTATTTTTTCGAGAAGAAACGTTTCTGGATGTTCATGCTGGCGTCGGTGGCGATGATGACCATCAGGGAAGACATGGGCCTCTTCATCGCCTTCTTCGGTTTCTACGGGATCATCCGCCGGCGCAGCCTCAAATGGATCCTGGCGCCGCTGGCGGCCGGGTTCGGCTGGTTCGGACTGATGGGCGGCATCCTGCTGCCCCGGATAGGGCCCAGCGGCACCGCCGTGCGCGCCTCCATGCGTTACGCCAACCTGGGGTCCAGCGGCAGCGAGATCGCCAGGACGATCGTCTTCAGGCCGTGGCGGGCCTTGCGGGCGGCGCTGTCGACTCCATCGCATGTCGGAGCGGTATACGGGATATTGCAGATCTCGGGACTGGGGGTGGCTTTGCTGTCGGGCGCTGTCATCTTCGCCATTCCGGCGGCGGCGGAGCTGCTGTTTCAGCAGACGACGACCTTCAACAATTTCATGGCCGTGCCGCTGGTGCCGACCCTGACCGTCGCCGTCGTGCTCGGACTCGACCGGCTCGACCGCTTCAGCCGGCATCGTTTCAACATCGACGCCGGCAGGACCGCGGCGCTTGTGGGCGTTTTCATCTTTTTTGTCTCGGTATCGCCTTTTCATACCTGGTTCAATCCCGGCCTCTACCAGCCCAGGTACAATTACGATGCAGCCCGGGAAGCCTTCAGCCGGGTGCCGGCAAACGCCCGCTTGATGATGCCGGAATTCATGCTGGCCTATTCGCAGCCGGATCAGACCTTGAGAGGTTACCATCAGGTCCAGTACCAGGAAGACATCGAGGGAAGGTTCGTTCTGACCGAGGATTACGTTATCCTCGACCGGCGGGTGCCGGCGCGGCTGGCGGCTGACAACCACTACTACGACGGCATCGAGACGGTCAGGAACATCGTTGACAATTCGCCGGATTTTGAGAAAGTCTTTGCGCGGGATGACATCGAGCTATACGTCAGGAAGGGCTCTTAG